A part of Micromonospora chersina genomic DNA contains:
- a CDS encoding NAD(P)/FAD-dependent oxidoreductase, translated as MNPKRILVVGAGHVGLYAALRLSKKLSSREAEVIVVDPQPHMTYQPFLPEASAGNISPRHAVVPLRRELRKCKVVAGTVTRIDHDRRTAVVQPISGPTREIQYDHVVVAPGSVSRTLPIPGLHEHGIGFKTIGEAIFLRNHVLDRLDVAAATTDPEVRSRALTFVFVGGGYAGIEALAEMEDMARDALRYYPELKPDDMRWVLVEATQRVLPEVDRDMGAYTVQQLLKRNMDIRLDTRLESCVDGVAKLSDGSVFPSDTIVWTAGVKPSPMLDATDFPRDERRRVTCLPTLQIVDGDRVVEGAWSAGDCAAVPDLTKEPGNFCSPSAQHAVRQAARMADNIANVIRGREPVNYKHKHVGSVASLGLHKGVAQVYGVKMTGWPAWFMHRTYHMSRIPSFNRKVRVVVDWTLAFVLKREVVALGQLHDPREEFAEASAPPVGARV; from the coding sequence GTGAATCCGAAGCGGATCCTTGTCGTGGGTGCCGGGCACGTGGGCCTGTACGCCGCTCTGCGCCTGTCCAAGAAGCTGAGCTCCCGTGAGGCCGAGGTCATCGTCGTCGACCCGCAGCCGCACATGACCTACCAGCCGTTCCTCCCGGAGGCTTCGGCGGGCAACATCTCCCCGCGGCACGCTGTGGTGCCGCTGCGGCGGGAGTTGCGTAAGTGCAAGGTCGTGGCCGGCACGGTCACCCGGATCGACCACGACCGCCGGACCGCCGTCGTGCAGCCGATCAGCGGCCCGACCCGCGAGATCCAGTACGACCACGTCGTGGTCGCCCCCGGATCGGTCTCCCGCACCCTGCCGATCCCCGGCCTGCACGAACACGGCATCGGGTTCAAGACGATCGGTGAGGCCATCTTCCTGCGCAACCACGTGCTGGACCGGCTGGACGTGGCGGCCGCCACCACCGACCCCGAGGTTCGCAGCCGCGCGCTGACCTTCGTCTTCGTCGGCGGTGGTTACGCCGGCATCGAGGCGCTCGCCGAGATGGAGGACATGGCCCGGGACGCGCTGCGTTACTACCCGGAGCTGAAGCCGGACGACATGCGCTGGGTGCTCGTCGAAGCCACCCAGCGGGTGCTGCCGGAGGTCGACCGGGACATGGGCGCCTACACGGTGCAGCAGCTGCTCAAGCGGAACATGGACATCCGGCTGGACACCCGCCTGGAGTCCTGCGTCGACGGGGTGGCGAAGCTCTCCGACGGGTCCGTCTTCCCGTCCGACACGATCGTCTGGACGGCCGGCGTGAAGCCGTCGCCGATGCTGGACGCGACGGACTTCCCGCGCGACGAGCGGCGCCGCGTCACCTGCCTGCCCACCCTCCAGATCGTGGACGGTGACCGGGTGGTCGAGGGCGCGTGGAGCGCCGGCGACTGCGCCGCGGTGCCGGACCTCACCAAGGAGCCGGGCAACTTCTGCTCGCCGAGCGCGCAGCACGCGGTGCGGCAGGCCGCCCGGATGGCCGACAACATCGCGAACGTGATCCGCGGGCGCGAGCCGGTCAACTACAAGCACAAGCACGTGGGCAGCGTGGCCAGCCTCGGCCTGCACAAGGGCGTGGCGCAGGTCTACGGCGTGAAGATGACCGGCTGGCCGGCCTGGTTCATGCACCGCACGTACCACATGTCGCGGATCCCGTCGTTCAACCGCAAGGTCCGGGTCGTGGTCGACTGGACGCTGGCGTTCGTCCTCAAGCGCGAGGTGGTCGCCCTGGGCCAGTTGCACGACCCGCGCGAGGAGTTCGCCGAGGCGTCCGCGCCGCCGGTCGGCGCCCGCGTCTGA